From the genome of Pseudomonas sp. AB6, one region includes:
- a CDS encoding ABC transporter substrate-binding protein, translating into MKKLMLLGALALSVLVQPAFADEKPMKIGIEAAYPPFASKAPDGSIVGFDYDIGNALCEEMKVKCTWVEQEFDGLIPALKVRKIDAILSSMSITEDRKKSVDFSNKYYNTPARLVMKDGAVVSADLIELKGKKIGVQRGSIHDRFAQEVLKPLGAEIVPYGSQNEIYLDVASGRLDGTLADATLLQDGFLNTDAGKGYAFAGPAFTDAKYFGDGIGIAVRKGDKADLDKINAAIVAIRANGKYKQIQDKYFNFDIYGE; encoded by the coding sequence ATGAAAAAACTCATGCTTCTCGGCGCTTTGGCGCTGTCCGTGTTGGTGCAGCCGGCGTTTGCTGATGAAAAGCCGATGAAAATTGGCATCGAAGCGGCGTATCCACCGTTTGCGTCCAAGGCTCCGGACGGCAGCATCGTGGGTTTTGATTACGACATTGGCAATGCGCTGTGTGAGGAAATGAAGGTCAAGTGCACGTGGGTAGAGCAAGAGTTCGACGGCCTGATTCCGGCGCTGAAAGTGCGCAAAATCGACGCCATCCTGTCCTCGATGTCTATCACTGAGGACCGCAAGAAATCGGTGGATTTCAGTAATAAGTACTACAACACGCCAGCACGTCTGGTGATGAAAGACGGCGCCGTGGTCAGCGCGGATCTGATCGAACTCAAAGGCAAGAAGATCGGCGTGCAGCGCGGTTCGATTCACGACCGTTTCGCTCAGGAAGTCTTGAAGCCGTTGGGCGCTGAAATTGTGCCCTACGGCTCACAGAACGAAATTTACCTGGACGTTGCTTCCGGTCGTCTCGATGGCACCCTGGCTGACGCCACTCTGCTGCAAGACGGCTTCCTCAATACCGATGCAGGCAAGGGTTATGCCTTCGCCGGTCCGGCTTTCACCGATGCAAAATATTTCGGTGATGGCATTGGTATCGCCGTGCGCAAGGGTGACAAGGCTGATCTGGACAAAATCAACGCGGCCATCGTCGCTATTCGCGCCAACGGCAAATACAAGCAGATTCAAGACAAGTACTTCAACTTCGATATCTACGGCGAGTAA
- the acs gene encoding acetate--CoA ligase, with amino-acid sequence MSAASLYPVRPEVLATTLTDEATYKAMYQQSVVNPDGFWREQAQRLDWIKPFTVVKQTSFDDHHVDIKWFADGTLNVSYNCLDRHLAERGDQIAIIWEGDDPSEHRNITYRQLHEEVCKFANALRGQDVHRGDVVTIYMPMIPEAVVAMLACTRIGAIHSVVFGGFSPEALAGRIIDCKSKIVITADEGLRGGKRTALKSNVDLALTNPETASVQKIIVCKRTGGDIAWHQHRDIWYEDLMKVASSHCAPKEMGAEEALFILYTSGSTGKPKGVQHTTGGYLVYAAMTHERVFDYRPGEVYWCTADVGWVTGHSYIVYGPLANGATTLLFEGVPNYPDITRVSKIIDKHKVNILYTAPTAIRAMMAEGSKAVEGADGSSLRLLGSVGEPINPEAWNWYYKTVGKERCPIVDTWWQTETGGVLISPLPGATALKPGSATRPFFGVVPALVDNLGNLIDGAAEGNLVILDSWPGQARTLFGDHDRFVDTYFKTFRGMYFTGDGARRDEDGYYWITGRVDDVLNVSGHRMGTAEIESAMVAHPKVAEAAVVGVPHDLKGQGIYVYVTLNGGEEPSDALRLELRNWVRKEIGPIASPDFIQWAPGLPKTRSGKIMRRILRKIATGEYDSLGDISTLADPGVVQHLIDTHKTMNA; translated from the coding sequence ATGAGTGCGGCTTCCCTATATCCTGTTCGCCCTGAGGTTTTAGCGACAACGCTGACCGACGAGGCGACCTACAAGGCCATGTACCAGCAATCGGTGGTCAATCCCGATGGTTTCTGGCGCGAGCAAGCTCAACGTCTTGATTGGATCAAGCCCTTCACCGTAGTCAAGCAAACCTCTTTCGACGATCACCATGTCGATATCAAATGGTTCGCTGACGGCACCCTGAACGTTTCCTACAACTGCCTTGACCGTCATTTGGCTGAGCGCGGCGATCAGATCGCAATCATCTGGGAAGGCGACGATCCTTCGGAACACCGCAACATCACCTACCGCCAGCTGCATGAAGAAGTCTGTAAGTTCGCCAATGCCCTGCGTGGCCAAGATGTGCATCGCGGCGACGTTGTGACTATCTATATGCCGATGATTCCTGAAGCTGTAGTCGCCATGTTGGCGTGTACCCGCATCGGCGCTATTCACTCGGTAGTCTTCGGCGGCTTCTCCCCGGAGGCATTGGCCGGCCGCATCATCGACTGCAAATCGAAAATCGTGATCACCGCTGACGAAGGTCTGCGTGGTGGCAAGCGCACAGCGCTGAAAAGCAACGTCGATCTGGCGTTGACCAACCCGGAAACCGCCAGCGTTCAGAAGATCATCGTGTGCAAGCGCACCGGCGGTGATATCGCATGGCACCAACACCGTGACATCTGGTACGAAGACCTGATGAAGGTTGCGTCGAGCCATTGCGCGCCGAAAGAAATGGGTGCTGAAGAAGCACTGTTTATTCTCTACACCTCGGGCTCTACCGGTAAGCCGAAAGGCGTGCAGCACACCACGGGCGGGTACCTGGTGTACGCAGCGATGACCCACGAGCGGGTATTCGATTACCGTCCGGGTGAAGTTTACTGGTGCACCGCTGACGTGGGTTGGGTCACGGGTCACAGCTATATTGTTTATGGCCCTTTGGCCAACGGCGCGACCACGTTGCTGTTTGAAGGTGTGCCGAACTACCCGGACATTACCCGCGTGTCGAAAATCATCGACAAGCACAAGGTTAATATCCTGTACACCGCACCGACCGCCATTCGCGCCATGATGGCCGAGGGCTCCAAAGCAGTGGAAGGTGCGGACGGTTCAAGCCTGCGCCTGTTGGGTTCGGTGGGTGAACCGATCAATCCGGAAGCCTGGAACTGGTATTACAAAACTGTCGGCAAAGAGCGCTGCCCGATTGTCGATACCTGGTGGCAAACCGAAACGGGTGGTGTTTTGATCAGCCCACTGCCAGGCGCAACTGCCCTTAAGCCAGGTTCCGCGACGCGACCGTTCTTCGGCGTAGTGCCGGCGCTTGTCGATAATCTAGGCAATCTGATTGACGGTGCGGCCGAAGGCAATCTGGTGATTCTTGATTCTTGGCCAGGCCAGGCCCGTACCTTGTTCGGCGACCATGACCGCTTCGTCGACACTTATTTCAAAACCTTCCGTGGCATGTACTTCACGGGCGACGGCGCACGCCGCGACGAGGATGGCTATTACTGGATCACTGGGCGTGTGGATGACGTACTTAACGTTTCCGGGCACCGCATGGGCACCGCCGAAATCGAAAGCGCCATGGTTGCTCACCCTAAAGTGGCCGAAGCCGCAGTTGTTGGCGTGCCGCACGACCTCAAAGGGCAGGGCATTTACGTATACGTCACGCTCAACGGTGGCGAAGAGCCTAGTGATGCGCTGCGTCTGGAATTGAGGAACTGGGTGCGTAAGGAAATCGGTCCGATTGCTTCGCCAGATTTTATCCAGTGGGCACCGGGCTTGCCGAAAACTCGCTCGGGCAAAATCATGCGCCGAATTCTGCGCAAAATTGCCACCGGCGAATACGATTCCCTGGGTGATATTTCCACCCTGGCGGACCCAGGCGTGGTGCAACACCTGATCGACACGCACAAGACCATGAACGCCTGA
- a CDS encoding DUF2790 domain-containing protein, whose amino-acid sequence MNAALLVLAMSGFCASAFAAETPDATASSNLSVEQYTYATHLDVAKVISISPASDACTVVPARMDYLDSAGKEHVIEYRAMGNGCMQG is encoded by the coding sequence ATGAACGCTGCACTGCTAGTTCTGGCCATGAGTGGTTTTTGCGCATCAGCCTTTGCCGCCGAAACACCTGACGCAACAGCAAGTTCAAACCTTTCTGTTGAACAATATACTTACGCCACACACTTGGACGTTGCGAAAGTTATTTCCATAAGCCCTGCCTCCGACGCCTGCACAGTAGTACCCGCGCGAATGGACTACCTGGACTCTGCCGGTAAAGAACATGTGATTGAATACCGCGCCATGGGCAATGGCTGCATGCAAGGTTAA
- a CDS encoding sigma-54-dependent transcriptional regulator, whose protein sequence is MRIKVHCQNRIGILRDILNLLVEYGVNVALGEVGGERGDAIYLLCPNLINLQFQTLRPKFEAIAGVFGVKRVGLMPSERRHMELNALLGALEFPVLSIDMSGSIVAANRAAAQLLGVRVDEVPGIALSRYAEDFDLPELVRANKSRINGLRVKVCGDVFLADIAPLQSQHDDSEAMAGAVLTLHRADRVGERIYHVRKQELRGFDSIFQSSKFMAAVVREARRMAPLDAPLLIEGETGTGKELLARACHLASPRGQSPLMALNCAGLPESMAETELFGYGPGAFEGARAEGKLGLLELTTGGTLFLDGVGEMSPRLQAKLLRFLQDGCFHRVGSDEEVYLDVRVICATQVDLSELCARGEFRQDLYHRLNVLSLHIPPLRECLDGLPTLVDHFLDQASRQIGCPLPKFSPAAMERLSHYHWPGNVRQLGNALFQAVSLCEGGTVKAEHIRLPDYGARQPLAGFSLEGGLDDIVGRFEKAVLEQLYAQHPSSRQLGKRLGVSHTTIANKLRSYQLVVEKNGEGELR, encoded by the coding sequence ATGCGCATCAAAGTGCACTGCCAAAACCGAATTGGCATCCTTCGCGACATTCTCAACTTATTGGTCGAATACGGTGTCAACGTTGCCCTCGGGGAAGTCGGAGGTGAGCGCGGCGACGCGATTTATCTGCTTTGCCCGAACCTGATCAATCTTCAGTTCCAGACCCTGCGCCCCAAATTCGAAGCTATTGCCGGTGTGTTTGGGGTCAAGCGCGTCGGATTGATGCCCAGTGAACGTCGGCACATGGAACTCAATGCCCTGCTCGGCGCCTTGGAGTTTCCGGTGTTATCCATCGACATGAGCGGCTCTATCGTCGCGGCCAACCGGGCGGCTGCGCAATTGTTAGGTGTGCGGGTCGACGAAGTGCCCGGCATTGCGCTGTCCCGTTATGCCGAAGATTTTGATTTGCCGGAGCTGGTTCGGGCCAACAAATCTCGGATTAACGGTTTGCGGGTCAAAGTCTGCGGCGATGTGTTTCTGGCTGATATCGCGCCGTTGCAATCCCAGCACGATGACAGCGAAGCAATGGCGGGCGCGGTGTTGACCCTGCACCGGGCGGATCGTGTGGGCGAGCGGATTTACCACGTGCGTAAGCAGGAATTACGTGGCTTCGACAGTATTTTCCAAAGCTCAAAGTTCATGGCTGCCGTGGTTCGTGAAGCGCGGCGCATGGCGCCATTGGATGCGCCGTTGTTGATCGAGGGCGAAACCGGTACGGGTAAAGAGTTGTTGGCACGCGCTTGTCACTTGGCCAGCCCGCGCGGGCAGTCACCGCTGATGGCGCTTAATTGCGCCGGGCTGCCGGAATCCATGGCCGAGACCGAATTATTCGGTTACGGCCCTGGCGCATTCGAAGGGGCACGGGCCGAGGGCAAGCTCGGTTTACTTGAATTGACGACAGGCGGCACGTTGTTCCTTGATGGCGTGGGCGAGATGAGCCCGCGCTTACAAGCGAAGTTACTGCGCTTCCTGCAGGACGGCTGTTTTCATCGGGTTGGCAGCGATGAAGAGGTTTACTTGGACGTGCGGGTAATTTGCGCTACCCAAGTCGACCTTTCAGAGCTGTGCGCCAGAGGTGAGTTTCGTCAGGACCTTTATCACCGGCTCAATGTATTGTCGCTCCACATTCCACCGCTGCGAGAATGCCTGGACGGTTTACCAACGCTGGTGGATCACTTCCTTGATCAGGCCAGTCGTCAAATTGGCTGTCCATTGCCAAAATTTTCCCCGGCGGCGATGGAGCGTTTGAGTCATTACCACTGGCCAGGCAATGTGCGTCAGCTGGGAAACGCGCTGTTTCAGGCGGTTTCCCTGTGCGAAGGCGGGACGGTTAAGGCCGAGCATATCCGACTTCCCGATTACGGGGCACGTCAGCCATTGGCGGGCTTTTCACTGGAGGGGGGATTGGATGACATTGTCGGACGCTTTGAAAAGGCTGTGCTGGAACAGTTGTACGCACAACATCCGAGTAGTCGGCAGTTAGGTAAGCGATTGGGCGTGTCTCATACTACGATTGCGAATAAGTTGCGCAGTTATCAATTAGTGGTTGAAAAAAACGGAGAGGGAGAACTGAGGTAA
- the phhA gene encoding phenylalanine 4-monooxygenase, with protein sequence MTQTSYVAREPDANGFIDYPPAEHAVWNTLITRQMKVIEGRACQEYFDGIEQLGLPHDRIPQLAEVNSVLAATTGWQVARVPALIPFQKFFELLANKQFPVATFIRSEQELDYLQEPDIFHEVFGHCPLLTNPWFAEFTHTYGKLGLSATKEQRVYLARLYWMTIEFGLVDTPQGQRIYGGGILSSPKETVYSLSSAPEHQVFDALEAMRTPYRIDILQPLYFVLPSMKRLFDLAHEDIMELVRLGMQLGLHAPKFSPKIKAA encoded by the coding sequence ATGACGCAGACCTCGTACGTGGCCCGCGAGCCCGACGCAAACGGCTTTATCGACTACCCGCCAGCCGAGCATGCGGTGTGGAACACATTGATCACTCGGCAAATGAAAGTGATTGAAGGGCGTGCCTGCCAGGAATACTTCGACGGCATCGAGCAACTGGGTTTACCCCATGATCGTATTCCACAACTGGCCGAGGTCAATAGCGTGCTAGCTGCCACCACGGGCTGGCAGGTCGCTCGAGTTCCTGCATTGATCCCCTTCCAAAAGTTCTTCGAATTACTGGCGAACAAACAGTTTCCGGTAGCGACCTTTATTCGCAGTGAGCAGGAGCTTGATTACCTGCAAGAGCCTGACATTTTCCATGAAGTGTTTGGCCATTGCCCGCTGCTGACCAATCCGTGGTTTGCTGAATTCACCCACACCTATGGCAAGCTCGGGTTAAGCGCAACCAAAGAACAGCGTGTTTATCTGGCGCGCCTGTATTGGATGACCATTGAGTTCGGGCTGGTAGATACGCCACAGGGCCAACGCATCTATGGGGGCGGGATTCTGTCCTCGCCTAAGGAAACGGTTTACAGCCTGTCTTCAGCACCGGAACATCAGGTGTTCGACGCATTAGAGGCGATGCGCACACCTTACCGAATTGATATTTTGCAACCGCTGTACTTCGTGCTGCCGAGTATGAAACGCCTGTTCGACCTCGCCCACGAAGACATCATGGAGCTGGTTCGACTGGGTATGCAGCTCGGCCTGCACGCTCCAAAATTTTCACCAAAAATCAAAGCTGCCTGA
- a CDS encoding 4a-hydroxytetrahydrobiopterin dehydratase gives MSTLNQAHCEACHANAPQVSDDELPVLIKQIPDWNIEVRDAVMQLEKVYVFKNFKFALAFTNAVGEIAEAEGHHPGLLTEWGKVTVTWWSHSIKGLHRNDFIMAARTDEVAKGAEGRK, from the coding sequence ATGAGTACGCTCAATCAAGCCCACTGCGAAGCCTGTCACGCCAACGCGCCGCAAGTCAGTGATGACGAATTGCCCGTTCTGATCAAGCAGATCCCGGATTGGAACATCGAAGTACGCGACGCAGTGATGCAGCTGGAAAAGGTCTACGTGTTCAAAAATTTCAAGTTCGCGCTTGCGTTCACCAACGCGGTCGGCGAAATTGCCGAAGCCGAGGGTCATCACCCTGGCTTGCTCACCGAATGGGGCAAAGTGACCGTGACGTGGTGGAGCCACTCGATCAAAGGGCTGCACCGCAACGATTTCATTATGGCCGCCCGCACTGACGAAGTGGCCAAAGGTGCCGAGGGCCGCAAGTAA